The Drosophila sechellia strain sech25 chromosome 2L, ASM438219v1, whole genome shotgun sequence region caacaacaaaacgtAACGCACATACGAATGGCATGATTATCAAACTAACGTATTTTCGGttcaattcaattcgattcgatttgaatTCCTTAGCGAGTGCCCACCGTAGTTCCAGTGACAACTTGTCCGCTGCGCGTCTGCAAGGCAACTGAGCCGAAAATCGAGAGTGTCTGCGGTCGTGCAACATGCGCTAAAATTCCGACACACTCTCGCTCTCTGCGGTAAGCTGGGCtctgcactgaaagaaaataaGTGTATATGTTGTAATCTGAATCTGCTTAAAAGCTTTTCAAGTTGCATTGAAAACAGTacgataaaatttaaacttaCTTCAACTACTACGTTGTATACTTTTTAATATCAAAAATTTCtgcaaaatttcaaaaatatatgctATGTATATTCTATTTTAAATTCATGATCATAATATTTcccatataaatattataaataatttgaaGTGCATAAAATTTGTATTGGTTACTATAATTGATTTAAtcctaaaaaatatttattgtatttaaacctttgaatatttaaagtgATATAATTCTATATAACTAGACCATTTTTTTCACTGTACAGTAAATCACGTAACTTTGCGCGGTAGCTGCGTACTctctttccatttccattgagCCGCGCttcaaactgaaactgaaactaaaTCTGAATCTGAAACTGAGACCGGCTGTTGGCATCTGCTCCATTAACGTCATCATCCGACGGAAATTGGCGCACTTTGCTTGGACCGGAGTTAGTATGCCTTCTGAGGTTTTGGGTTCACTTTTTGTAATTTCTGTAccccttttttttggcatattttTGCGGCATTGTGAAAGGTTGCTTCGGGGCTtttcataaaacaaaatatgaaaagGATGGTTTTTTcattcagttttatttttgtggagCCTATAGCGTTGATTATGATCAAGCTGTGAAAAGAAAGTACACCAATGAAtatattgcattttaaaaatatgttatgcAGAACCATTAATTAGCACTTGTaggcaaaaatataaaaatacctCTTAACCGTTTACCTTTTGACTCTTTGCAAATGTTTTTAACAACTTTGTAGGTTCATTGCGCCGCGTAATTACCATAAATGCCAATGCCTCTTTGACGAATGCCCCAACATGATAGGGTCTAATATGCATATAGTAACCAGTGAACCTCGACGATCGTTTCGCCTAGTAACAATATGGATTATATCGCATTGTATGCATACTTTGCTTAACTCAGCTTCAATTGACCTATAGACTGAGTCCACATGCCCCCTTTAACGACCCTTCGTCTAATTAACGAAGACGCACGTTGTAACTTTATGACGtacattttgtttaattaccCTACGCACATGCAGATGTGCCAAAAAAACCAGTCAAAATGTTTATGTAATAGGCGTTGGCAGACTCACATACACAAATGCACATAAAGAAACTTAGATATGTAAAACATTGACCCTATAAAAATATCTAATAtgaacgttattattattattgagaattattttattaaaataaaattatatttatttttttttttaaatacatcTTTTCTTGCAGTGTATTTGCCagtcaaaaacaaacaagctgAGCGGTCAATGCATGAAGTGCAAATAGTTTGTGAGGCTCCATCTTCATAATTGCCATTGCAGTGGACTCCTCTTCACTTTTCAATTGTTTGCCTTGCAATTGTTAGACTGCTAAaattcataaaattaaacaaaaagaaatggaaaattaaaatacgCTACTGGAACtttacaaaaagaaaaacccaaATAAACGAACGAGCTTTttaccaaatttaaatttgtaatatttttgatagcatacttttttgctgttttcttTACATTTTGCAAATGTAAAAACATTTATGTATATTACATTTTTGTAGAATTAAGAAAAcaacattatttttttattactcAACCATAAAAACTGAAAAGTCTTTATTTAGCAAAAGGAATAAAACATGCTTGTCGCCATTAAATTTTTACATTCCattaaaaaaagtaataacaaCAATctttaaattagtttatttgtttcgtttttatttgattcgtattcatacatttaacatttaacaATTGTTTCACAGTTCAGCGACAgtattaattgtaaataattaatttatatttattttaattctcttaattgttgttgtttgttatgTTATTTATACTACACACTACATTAACAACGACgtgtaaaaataaatgtattttcgTGTAATATTCTTCGTTTCCGTATCTCTCTGTTTACCCGGAACCAACACTTATGGCCAACGCATAAGGAGTTGATTCCCATCTTGGTGCTGCTTCCGGCATCGGAAGCCGGATGTGTGTGGGCATTTGGAACAGTTTCTGTCCGTTAGGTAACGAGGTACAGTGCGCCTTGTTGCGAATCGACACAGTCAACTCCGTCATCCACGGGGGCCCTTCATCAATGCCACGCGAACAGCGAATGCGAAACGAGCAGGTAGCCCGTGGTGACAATGATGCTGCCGATCATGATGGGAAAGCCAACTCTGTGGGTTAAAGAGATGAAATTAGCATAGTGTCCTCTTCCAAGGATAACGAATACCAACTTGAAGAACTGCAGGAAGGTGAACTTGTAGCCGTGCTGCTCCGCCACGCCGGCACAAACCACATTGGCAGAGGCTCCGATCAGAGTGCCATTGCCTGGTGGAAATGGTAACATATAGTTATATAGAATAATctttggaatataagatatatagatataagaTTAAAGGACTTACCTCCCAAACAGGCGCCCAAGGCCAAGGCCCAAACCAGAGGCTGTAGTGGCAGATTCAAGGTGCTATTCTGCGCCAGTGATATGGTGATCTTGACCATCATCGTGGTCAGCGGTATGTTGTCCACAAAGGCGGAGGCCACAGCGGAGACCTGCCGAGAATAGTGGTTATTGAGTTTAGTGAAATTGAGTTTATACTGCGAAACTGACCCATAGAATGATCAAAATGGCCACCATCAGTCGCCGATCCTCGCCAACTCCCAGGATAATGCCCTCTGTCATGTTGCCGATCCACTCAATCAGTCCCAGTTCCGTCAGGGCCTCCATGAGAATAAACAGAGCTGCGAAGAAGAGCAGCGTGGACCATTCCACGCGTGCCAGTATGGCCTCCATGTCCTCTATGTCAGCCAGAATGATGAGGAATATGGCGCCCAGCAGAGCGGTCCATCCTAAAGACAGTCTCTGCAGTTCTGGAACCGAGTGCAGGAAAAACAAACTGATCACAAAGATCAAGGCGGCCGAACATTTGATCAGCAGCGGTTTGTTGCGAATGGGGTACTgcaaatgataataaaatatataatatgtatattaagaaatatataatacaAGTATATCCCACCTTTGCCTGAAGATTGGCCAGAGTTTGTTGGTAATTGGGTGCCGGTTCTATGACCGCCGTCATGCGTTTCTTCAGGCTTCTCTTCAAGCGGTTCACCTTCTTCATCAGTGTCTGCCGCACCAACTCCTCGTCCTTGGAATAGGCAGATAGACTGGCGGCTGCCCGCTTCCACACGTGTATCTCGTGACGCAGTTCCTCCACCTCCGGCGAGTCCTTGAACTGCAGATCACTGATGTTGCGAAACTTGAAACGCAACTGGATATAGGTCTGCACCATCACCAGCAGAACTCCGGGCAGCATGTGCAAGGTGAAGACAGCAAAATTGACGCCCtggcaaaatatatacattaatatatatataaatatccaATATCCGAACTTACATTCTTGGATATGTAGCTATTCGAGGCTATGATGACATTGGGCGGATCCCCCACTGGAGTCAGTGCCCCGCCAATGTTCGAGTAGATGACCATGCACATGAGTATGGGCACCGGATTGAGGCACATGACCTCGCAGAGTCGTATCGTCACCGGAGTCATCAGCAGCACGGTGGTCACGTTGTCCAGGAAGGAGGACAGGACAGCGGTGAACAGGCAGAGGCAATTGATTAGGGGCCAAACGTGTCCGTTGGTTATCTTGTAGGCATACACAGCCAGATAGTCAAAGACTCCCGTCTCGGAGAGAATGGCCACCAGGATCATCATGCcgaagagcagcagcagtgtcTCCACATCGATCCAGCCCATGATGGTGGCCATCGAGGGCCTGGAGTTCAGCGCAGCCAGTATTCCAACCGACAAGGTGGATGCGATGATGGCAGCAAAGGTTCGATTCACAATCTCCCAGATGATCATCACGTACAGACCGCAGAGCACAGCCGCAGCATAGATGACTCCATCCCGCTTGTAAATGGGCGACTCATCCACATTCAGCTGCAGCGGCAACTCCCCCTCGATGGAGCTGGTGAACTCGAAGCTCAGCTCCGTGCGATTGGCCTGGGCCAACCATAGGGGGTCAGTGGGACTCAGCTCGAAGGTACGCTGCTTCTTCGTGTCCCTGGTGGCGTCTATCAGATCGGGATAGACCACGTCCAGTTGCCACACCTGGCTGGCGTTCTCGATGTAGATCTCCATGCCCTCGCCATCGAAGTAGCTGCGCATCACCTGCACCTGGAGCTGGGGCAGTGGAACACTCGCGTTGATGGCCAGCTCGTTCTCCTGCAGGCGAAAGGGTCCGCGCAGGCCCAGGCCAATCCTCTGCAGACTTGCGGTGGCAATGGGAAACACTCTGGGTGAGCTATTCCTAGGAACACTTATGAGGCTCAGCTGGTCCACATGCTCGTTGTTGGACATCAGGAAGGCGGTGAAGACGCACCAGACCACCAGGAGTACGGCTATCTTGAACCAGATGAGATACTTTCGTATCTGCAAAACAATAGATACAATATCAGATTAATATCTGATTAATTGGAAAGCCATTGATGTACACCACCTACCAAACTCTTGGCATGCGGCTCGGTCTCGTCGTGCTGATCATCGTTGTTATTCTCCAGATCCCTGCAAATGGGCACGGGGAATCACAGAAAACTGGTTGCACTAATTACGTAACTGACAATCGAGGCGCACAGAACTACGAACCTGCCGTCGAGCACCCGCACCTGACCCGCCTCGTTCGTCACATTGATGCCGATCTGTGTGAATGGCTGGTTGGCCAGCGCCGTCTCCTCGTGGTGTCCATTCTGCACCCGCAACTCCGACTCCTCCACGTGCAGCTGTTCCACATCTGCGATGTACAAAATAGAtgcatttaaaaatagttATCCATGGAGGTCCTTGCCGGCTGATTGACCTAACCCTGCCACGGaattggcaaatatttgtgcGGAAATTCACTCATTTGCTGCTCGCGAAAGGACAACTGGCGGTTAACTGTATACATGTCACTTTGGCCAGGAATCGGTTTAGTCCAGCTGCCTTCTGCGACgtgtttgtattattttattggcccAGCCGAGCGCGGTAATCGACTCGAGGCTATAAATACCCAGAAATGGCCATGGGCGAGCTGGCGGAGATATTGGCCAACGCACTGATGGCTGGGCGACGAGGATGCGGAAAAAGGGCACATAAGGAACTCGAAGGTTCACGACACATTTAATACGGCCCTTGGGAATAGCGAACTTCTAGAAGCCTTATGCTTGTACTTTCTCTTGCTAACATAAATGCAatattatttgtatattttgcaGATATAATGATTCCTTTTGGCTGTCTTGAATCttcaatttaaatcaaatttacTGGATAATTTGCCCTGTAATTTGAGGAACCCAGTCAAGATTATGTCCACTTGCGAACTGACATCATACGTATGCCGGAAAGAGACTGCTACCCTGGCATTATTATAATTTCCAAAGCCCCAAATAGTGGGTCTATCAAAACAATTGAAGATAAGCTTGGACTTAAGTTTTTGGTATGCAAatcaggcaaaaaaaaaaaaaaaatagaaaaaaaccCAATGTCAATGCCAAGCGCCGACGcaaatggcaataaaaaattCAGCAATAATTGCGGCAATAAAAACGGTGGCCAAACAGCCAGGCATAAAAAGTAAAGGAATTATGTGATACTGGGCAGGAGGCAGGACACAGGATCCAGTACGCAGAACTTACCGCCATGCAGACGTTCGTGCTCCTGGCGAAAGGAGGCTAGACTGGGATCCTGACGAATGCGCTCCGGCAGAGTCCGCCAGACCTGTAAGGCACCTTCTGTTACTTcgctgcatgtgtgtgtgtttgtgtggacGGAGCAGGATTCCAAGGAAGGAGCAGGAGCCCGAGAAGGAGCCGCGTTTTGTTACACATCGGGGAGCAAtgaaaagagagagagaaaagaaATGGGATTTAATAAGATTAACCGGCTTGTGTTTGGAATTTGTTTGCTCAGGTACTGGGCGTGGAActgggtgggcgtggctcaTTTGGCCGTCCGGCGGCCAAAAAcattcaataaattttttagCACATCCATATTGATTTTTTGCCCAGCTCGCGCGTGCAAccatttcgtatttatttgatttgactTATATGAAGACTTTAAATCGAAGTTGTTTACCCTAAAAGGGATTTCTCGAGGGTCTCAGCCACGTGCTCTACATGAAGTGGAAAATCCACTTGTGGTTGCTTCGCCGAATGAAAATCTGCTTAGCTCGAAAGGATTCTGATTGACAACAAATCGGAATAGGCTCTTAGGCAGCTGGCAATAAAGTCGGattttgataaatatatttaaccaTTTGGTTGCCAAAAATAGATATTATAAGAAGACTGATTCTACGTTCATGAATAGAAGTCAGTTCTTAAGAATGGTTAAACTTTTGATATGCTTATGAATTAAAGATGAATCACCCAAGCAGTCACGTAGTCCCACAGATAACTAAGAGCGATGGCAATTCTCATTCTAATAATCCACACAAACCAGCCGAAAGTCATGCCATCATCTGCAATACAGATTTGTAAATCACTTGCAAGAATCTGAGAAGCCGAGCTCAATTAAAGCGCAATGCCAGATGCGACAAGCTCTGAAAGTCCGGAGCGCTTAAAGGTCGTTATCAGTGGAAAAACGCATCGGACCAAACCGAGATGTCTATTTATACTGCTCGTAAAATattgttttccatttcaaatGCGACTTTAATG contains the following coding sequences:
- the LOC6613397 gene encoding P protein isoform X2, with the protein product MRVKVAKPLWFHRQASTKSDHFPQPNEVTEGALQVWRTLPERIRQDPSLASFRQEHERLHGDVEQLHVEESELRVQNGHHEETALANQPFTQIGINVTNEAGQVRVLDGRDLENNNDDQHDETEPHAKSLIRKYLIWFKIAVLLVVWCVFTAFLMSNNEHVDQLSLISVPRNSSPRVFPIATASLQRIGLGLRGPFRLQENELAINASVPLPQLQVQVMRSYFDGEGMEIYIENASQVWQLDVVYPDLIDATRDTKKQRTFELSPTDPLWLAQANRTELSFEFTSSIEGELPLQLNVDESPIYKRDGVIYAAAVLCGLYVMIIWEIVNRTFAAIIASTLSVGILAALNSRPSMATIMGWIDVETLLLLFGMMILVAILSETGVFDYLAVYAYKITNGHVWPLINCLCLFTAVLSSFLDNVTTVLLMTPVTIRLCEVMCLNPVPILMCMVIYSNIGGALTPVGDPPNVIIASNSYISKNGVNFAVFTLHMLPGVLLVMVQTYIQLRFKFRNISDLQFKDSPEVEELRHEIHVWKRAAASLSAYSKDEELVRQTLMKKVNRLKRSLKKRMTAVIEPAPNYQQTLANLQAKYPIRNKPLLIKCSAALIFVISLFFLHSVPELQRLSLGWTALLGAIFLIILADIEDMEAILARVEWSTLLFFAALFILMEALTELGLIEWIGNMTEGIILGVGEDRRLMVAILIILWVSAVASAFVDNIPLTTMMVKITISLAQNSTLNLPLQPLVWALALGACLGGNGTLIGASANVVCAGVAEQHGYKFTFLQFFKVGFPIMIGSIIVTTGYLLVSHSLFAWH
- the LOC6613397 gene encoding P protein isoform X1, giving the protein MTSPYGYSKPSFMITDHTRDPYHLQPGDDDDDDRDEDEERQSKLQEIISWLHLNAKHRSKCEVTEGALQVWRTLPERIRQDPSLASFRQEHERLHGDVEQLHVEESELRVQNGHHEETALANQPFTQIGINVTNEAGQVRVLDGRDLENNNDDQHDETEPHAKSLIRKYLIWFKIAVLLVVWCVFTAFLMSNNEHVDQLSLISVPRNSSPRVFPIATASLQRIGLGLRGPFRLQENELAINASVPLPQLQVQVMRSYFDGEGMEIYIENASQVWQLDVVYPDLIDATRDTKKQRTFELSPTDPLWLAQANRTELSFEFTSSIEGELPLQLNVDESPIYKRDGVIYAAAVLCGLYVMIIWEIVNRTFAAIIASTLSVGILAALNSRPSMATIMGWIDVETLLLLFGMMILVAILSETGVFDYLAVYAYKITNGHVWPLINCLCLFTAVLSSFLDNVTTVLLMTPVTIRLCEVMCLNPVPILMCMVIYSNIGGALTPVGDPPNVIIASNSYISKNGVNFAVFTLHMLPGVLLVMVQTYIQLRFKFRNISDLQFKDSPEVEELRHEIHVWKRAAASLSAYSKDEELVRQTLMKKVNRLKRSLKKRMTAVIEPAPNYQQTLANLQAKYPIRNKPLLIKCSAALIFVISLFFLHSVPELQRLSLGWTALLGAIFLIILADIEDMEAILARVEWSTLLFFAALFILMEALTELGLIEWIGNMTEGIILGVGEDRRLMVAILIILWVSAVASAFVDNIPLTTMMVKITISLAQNSTLNLPLQPLVWALALGACLGGNGTLIGASANVVCAGVAEQHGYKFTFLQFFKVGFPIMIGSIIVTTGYLLVSHSLFAWH
- the LOC6613397 gene encoding P protein isoform X3, encoding MAYNTNSSAEDNAYEDDEVTEGALQVWRTLPERIRQDPSLASFRQEHERLHGDVEQLHVEESELRVQNGHHEETALANQPFTQIGINVTNEAGQVRVLDGRDLENNNDDQHDETEPHAKSLIRKYLIWFKIAVLLVVWCVFTAFLMSNNEHVDQLSLISVPRNSSPRVFPIATASLQRIGLGLRGPFRLQENELAINASVPLPQLQVQVMRSYFDGEGMEIYIENASQVWQLDVVYPDLIDATRDTKKQRTFELSPTDPLWLAQANRTELSFEFTSSIEGELPLQLNVDESPIYKRDGVIYAAAVLCGLYVMIIWEIVNRTFAAIIASTLSVGILAALNSRPSMATIMGWIDVETLLLLFGMMILVAILSETGVFDYLAVYAYKITNGHVWPLINCLCLFTAVLSSFLDNVTTVLLMTPVTIRLCEVMCLNPVPILMCMVIYSNIGGALTPVGDPPNVIIASNSYISKNGVNFAVFTLHMLPGVLLVMVQTYIQLRFKFRNISDLQFKDSPEVEELRHEIHVWKRAAASLSAYSKDEELVRQTLMKKVNRLKRSLKKRMTAVIEPAPNYQQTLANLQAKYPIRNKPLLIKCSAALIFVISLFFLHSVPELQRLSLGWTALLGAIFLIILADIEDMEAILARVEWSTLLFFAALFILMEALTELGLIEWIGNMTEGIILGVGEDRRLMVAILIILWVSAVASAFVDNIPLTTMMVKITISLAQNSTLNLPLQPLVWALALGACLGGNGTLIGASANVVCAGVAEQHGYKFTFLQFFKVGFPIMIGSIIVTTGYLLVSHSLFAWH